In Hymenobacter aquaticus, a single window of DNA contains:
- a CDS encoding OmpP1/FadL family transporter, protein MKNLKYLLAVAFVGQASYGFAQYQVDALRFSQTQFGGTARTLGSGGANVAVGADLGSLVTNPAGLGMYQRSEFSFSPGLGLGSTESTGLGTTTSDNRNSLFIGSLGAAFVNRRPDSDNNNWRGGTFALGLTRLNDFNQRFRYRGKPSAEQDIFQRLSERKDRVGYDPDPLDDLAYNTYLTEKDSKGYYVPADYKASRGNLNQEETVLTTGSQTQFDLGYGASYRDRLYIGGAIGIISTRYSSTSTLTANDPAAPSAAVGTAFGSLSYRETLETRGAGINARIGAIYRANDVIRVGASIQTPTYMTLSETYGESMNVTYDQPIDTGGGKTITSASEASDPGEFNYALTTPFKASGGVAAIIGKHGFVSGDVEYLNYGSARLSNDNSDPAVSNDYFFDTDNDNIRQLYRSAVNVRVGGELRFDIFRLRAGYARYGDPYKQNDFDRTQNYFTAGAGIRQSNFFVDVAGVYGTSKRFYSPYALENGAPVIGIDGNRYTTTVTAGWTF, encoded by the coding sequence ATGAAAAACCTAAAATATCTGCTCGCCGTGGCCTTCGTAGGCCAGGCCAGCTACGGCTTTGCCCAATACCAGGTAGACGCGCTGCGGTTTTCCCAGACCCAATTCGGGGGCACTGCCCGCACGTTGGGCAGCGGTGGTGCTAACGTGGCCGTGGGTGCCGACCTAGGCAGCTTAGTAACCAACCCCGCCGGCTTAGGCATGTACCAGCGCTCGGAGTTCAGCTTCTCGCCGGGCCTGGGCCTGGGAAGCACCGAAAGCACCGGCCTGGGCACCACGACGTCTGATAACCGCAACAGTCTGTTTATTGGTAGCCTGGGCGCGGCCTTTGTGAATCGGAGGCCCGATAGTGACAACAACAATTGGCGCGGGGGCACCTTTGCGCTGGGCCTCACCCGCCTCAACGACTTCAACCAGCGCTTCCGCTACCGGGGCAAGCCTAGTGCCGAGCAAGATATCTTTCAGCGCCTGAGCGAACGGAAGGACCGGGTTGGCTACGATCCGGACCCCCTGGACGACTTGGCCTACAACACTTATCTGACGGAGAAGGACTCGAAAGGGTACTACGTTCCGGCGGATTACAAGGCATCGCGCGGTAACCTGAACCAGGAGGAAACCGTGCTGACCACCGGTTCCCAAACCCAGTTTGACCTAGGATACGGCGCCAGCTACCGCGACCGGCTTTACATCGGCGGCGCTATCGGTATCATCAGCACGCGCTACTCTTCTACCAGTACACTGACGGCCAACGACCCAGCGGCGCCCAGCGCGGCGGTTGGTACCGCTTTCGGCTCCCTTTCCTACCGCGAGACGCTGGAAACCCGCGGAGCTGGTATCAACGCACGTATCGGGGCCATCTACCGAGCCAACGACGTGATTCGCGTCGGTGCCTCGATCCAGACGCCGACCTACATGACCTTGTCGGAAACGTATGGCGAGTCGATGAACGTGACGTATGATCAGCCGATTGATACTGGCGGCGGTAAGACCATTACCTCGGCCAGCGAAGCCTCGGACCCCGGCGAGTTCAACTACGCCCTGACAACGCCGTTCAAGGCTTCGGGTGGGGTGGCAGCCATTATCGGTAAGCACGGCTTCGTGAGTGGGGATGTAGAATACCTTAACTACGGCAGTGCCCGCCTCAGCAATGATAACAGCGACCCGGCGGTTAGCAACGACTACTTCTTTGATACGGATAACGACAACATTCGCCAGCTGTACCGGTCGGCGGTGAACGTGCGGGTGGGCGGCGAGCTGCGCTTCGACATCTTCCGGCTGCGGGCCGGCTACGCCCGCTACGGCGACCCCTACAAGCAGAACGACTTCGACCGGACCCAGAATTACTTTACGGCCGGCGCTGGCATTCGGCAGAGTAATTTCTTCGTGGACGTGGCCGGCGTGTATGGCACCAGCAAGCGCTTCTACAGCCCGTATGCCCTCGAAAACGGTGCGCCCGTAATCGGTATCGATGGCAACCGCTACACGACTACCGTTACGGCTGGCTGGACCTTCTAA
- a CDS encoding T9SS type A sorting domain-containing protein has product MMKLTRQQRALGLGAALLLLGGLPAAQAQTQQPATCITTPDVVSGQPNWNWEVDLYDPNYRKTWSAYTYSSAVGSNSSVVMGAPWNTNSTEQLAQIAATRDYTKAKGWQLLRVNFGCAAAEEHPWFVLYNKYTGVIRVYIWLNNVNNMNQGAMISLKQSGFRITALGSNANVLRRAPDSYLTTSPNPDTDYVSVLVTTAGSVKWASADFQTTLDPNVGNSAYTGSELVFQIHAIQKSTVDLAGQFKFTTEEATPALAGAPTPTPNVARGSTFVADSKKVIANVNSGLKGAQKVLGQINSGALEVKKFVAKGASTDATGRPNLKQYVLDLATTVADLTTPPNGNASGSAIQSILKKALKVGSGVASAIPALSFLGPVLGIMFPSDDETAAKSIPFTPTISTGEMSLKGTIETITSQNTLRIQTPGTVHNDAVRPTLPYYNCPLGVFNISNTPVLLKSAPRTVLLERGYYDEYDDWNRQWYQQPFTTNMDLVVYKLNNDLNPVFNASAGVTPLSVQGALVFRRHNRPSDSRNGDYGTAATDLLADPYTYYDYAMNTHVTSSSNPMLQQFEAGNLTVNTMNASSIEFQTPFVNVNCLKGVTAQVPADVSVFVRVRAMFTRNDAPSEPPIVLVYDYAVQETPNANVTHAYPVAGSATDYWPVSQPGSGYQTLGIYGDEFSPLVFGTAAGSAGNNLVVRAGNSIEVEGTVHIPAGSTMAFTTEFQPVSCTTNSLAASVSGTGCEAYAQTWWRPEKVLAAAQPETAPTRLEVFPNPTRGAFSVEPHVAAGETVHLTVHNLLGQQLYAQDYVYQGHALLVTHAALPTGMYVVKVSSAKTGVRTATLQVN; this is encoded by the coding sequence ATGATGAAGCTAACCCGCCAACAACGCGCCCTGGGCCTTGGGGCTGCCCTGCTACTGCTGGGCGGGCTGCCTGCGGCCCAGGCCCAGACCCAGCAACCCGCCACCTGTATCACTACCCCCGATGTGGTGAGCGGACAGCCCAACTGGAACTGGGAAGTCGATTTATACGACCCCAACTACCGCAAAACCTGGTCGGCCTACACCTACAGCAGCGCCGTAGGTTCAAACAGTTCGGTGGTGATGGGGGCTCCCTGGAATACCAACAGCACCGAGCAACTGGCCCAGATAGCCGCTACCCGCGACTATACCAAAGCCAAGGGCTGGCAGCTGCTGCGGGTCAATTTTGGTTGCGCCGCCGCCGAAGAGCACCCGTGGTTTGTGCTTTATAACAAGTACACCGGCGTCATTCGGGTGTATATATGGCTCAATAATGTGAACAACATGAATCAGGGAGCCATGATTTCGCTTAAGCAGTCGGGCTTCCGCATTACGGCGCTGGGGTCCAACGCCAACGTGCTGCGCCGCGCCCCCGACTCGTACCTGACCACAAGTCCAAATCCCGACACCGATTACGTATCGGTGCTGGTGACGACGGCCGGCTCGGTAAAATGGGCCTCCGCTGACTTCCAGACCACACTGGATCCGAATGTCGGCAACTCGGCGTATACCGGCTCCGAGCTGGTATTCCAGATTCACGCCATTCAAAAATCCACGGTCGATTTGGCCGGGCAGTTCAAGTTTACCACCGAGGAAGCCACGCCCGCTCTGGCCGGCGCGCCCACGCCTACGCCCAATGTCGCCCGTGGCAGCACGTTCGTGGCAGACAGTAAAAAGGTTATTGCCAACGTCAACAGCGGCCTGAAAGGAGCCCAGAAAGTGCTGGGTCAGATCAACTCCGGCGCCCTTGAGGTTAAAAAATTCGTGGCCAAAGGTGCAAGCACCGATGCCACCGGCCGGCCCAACCTTAAACAATACGTGCTGGACCTGGCTACCACGGTAGCCGACCTCACGACCCCGCCCAACGGCAACGCCAGTGGCTCGGCCATTCAAAGTATACTCAAGAAGGCGCTGAAAGTGGGTTCCGGGGTGGCATCCGCTATTCCGGCCCTCAGCTTCCTGGGGCCGGTGCTGGGTATCATGTTCCCCAGCGACGACGAGACGGCCGCCAAGAGCATTCCGTTTACGCCCACCATTTCGACCGGGGAAATGTCCCTGAAGGGCACAATCGAAACCATAACGTCCCAGAACACGCTCCGCATTCAGACGCCGGGCACCGTGCATAACGACGCTGTGAGGCCGACGCTGCCGTACTACAACTGCCCGCTGGGGGTTTTCAACATCTCCAACACGCCCGTGCTGCTGAAAAGCGCGCCGCGCACCGTGCTGCTGGAGCGGGGCTACTACGATGAGTACGACGACTGGAACCGGCAGTGGTACCAGCAGCCCTTCACGACTAATATGGACCTGGTCGTGTACAAGCTCAACAATGATTTGAACCCGGTGTTCAATGCCTCGGCCGGCGTGACGCCCCTGTCGGTGCAGGGCGCCCTGGTGTTCCGGCGGCACAACCGGCCCAGCGACAGCCGCAACGGCGACTACGGCACTGCCGCCACCGACCTGCTGGCCGACCCCTATACGTACTACGACTACGCCATGAACACGCACGTAACCAGCTCCAGCAACCCGATGCTGCAGCAGTTCGAGGCCGGCAACCTGACGGTGAATACGATGAATGCGTCGAGCATCGAGTTTCAGACGCCCTTCGTGAACGTGAACTGCCTGAAGGGCGTCACGGCCCAGGTGCCCGCCGACGTATCGGTTTTCGTGCGGGTGCGGGCCATGTTTACGCGCAACGATGCTCCCTCGGAGCCGCCGATTGTGCTCGTCTACGACTACGCGGTGCAGGAAACGCCCAATGCCAACGTCACCCATGCCTACCCGGTGGCGGGCAGTGCTACCGACTACTGGCCGGTGTCGCAGCCGGGCTCGGGCTACCAGACCCTGGGAATCTACGGCGACGAGTTCAGTCCGCTGGTATTTGGCACCGCCGCCGGTTCGGCGGGCAACAATCTGGTGGTACGAGCCGGCAACAGCATTGAAGTGGAAGGCACGGTGCATATTCCGGCGGGCAGCACTATGGCTTTCACCACCGAGTTTCAGCCTGTAAGCTGCACGACCAACAGCCTGGCCGCCAGCGTGTCGGGCACGGGCTGCGAGGCCTACGCCCAAACCTGGTGGCGGCCTGAAAAAGTGCTGGCCGCGGCCCAGCCGGAAACTGCTCCGACTCGCCTGGAGGTATTTCCCAACCCTACCCGGGGTGCCTTCAGCGTGGAGCCGCACGTGGCGGCCGGTGAAACCGTGCACCTGACGGTGCACAACCTGCTGGGGCAGCAGCTCTACGCCCAGGATTACGTGTACCAGGGCCACGCCCTGCTGGTGACGCACGCCGCGCTGCCGACGGGTATGTACGTGGTGAAAGTGTCGTCGGCCAAGACCGGAGTGCGCACGGCCACGCTGCAGGTAAACTAA